From one Ursus arctos isolate Adak ecotype North America unplaced genomic scaffold, UrsArc2.0 scaffold_26, whole genome shotgun sequence genomic stretch:
- the LOC125282291 gene encoding olfactory receptor 6C6-like, producing MKNQSVEIEFILLGLTDDPQLQIVIFVFLFLNYTLSLMGNLIIILLTLLDPRLKTPMYFFLCNFSFLEIIFTTVCIPRYLKTIVTREKTISYNNCAAQLFFILLLGVTEFYLLAAMFYDRYAAICKPLHYPIIMTSRVCYQLVLSSWLTGFLIIFPPLLMGLQLDFCASRIIDHFMCESSPILQLSCTDTHVLELMSFILAVVTLAVTLVLVILSYTCIVKTIMKFPSAQQRTKAFSTCSSHMIVVSMTYGSCIFVYIKPSAKERVSASKGVALLYTSVAPLLNPFIYTLRNQQVKEVFWDMLQKILCFSKKQL from the coding sequence atgaaaaaccaatCAGTGGAAATAGAGTTCATTTTGCTAGGACTGACAGATGACCCACAATTGCAAATTGTGATTTTcgtgtttctctttcttaattaCACGTTGAGCCTCATGGGGAACTTAATCATTATCCTCCTCACTCTGCTGGATCCTCGCCTCAAGACAccaatgtatttctttctctgtaatttctcctttttagaaATCATATTCACAACAGTATGTATTCCCAGATACTTGAAAACCATCGTGACTAGAGAAAAAACCATCTCATATAATAATTGTGcagctcaattattttttattcttttactggGAGTTACAGAGTTTTACCTTCTGGCTGCCATGTTCTATGACCGCTATGCTGCCATCTGTAAACCCCTGCATTACCCAATTATCATGACCAGCAGAGTGTGCTATCAGCTTGTACTTTCCTCTTGGCTAACGGGATTCCTGATCATCTTTCCTCCATTGCTCATGGGACTCCAGCTGGATTTCTGTGCTTCCAGAATAATTGATCACTTTATGTGTGAATCATCTCCTATCCTGCAGCTATCCTGCACAGACACACATGTCCTAGAATTGATGTCTTTTATCCTTGCTGTGGTGACACTTGCAGTCACATTGGTGTTAGTGATTCTCTCCTACACTTGCATCGTGAAGACCATTATGAAATtcccttctgcacagcaaaggaccaAAGCTTTTTCCACCTGTTCTTCCCATATGATTGTTGTCTCCATGACTTATGGGAGCTGCATCTTTGTATATATTAAACCATCTGCCAAGGAAAGGGTGAGTGCATCCAAAGGCGTAGCTTTGCTGTATACCTCAGTTGCCCCTTTACTAAATCCCTTCATTTATACGCTAAGGAACCAACAGGTGAAAGAAGTCTTTTGGGATATGCTACAAAAGatattgtgtttttcaaaaaaacaatTGTAA